Proteins co-encoded in one Corynebacterium lujinxingii genomic window:
- a CDS encoding DciA family protein — MSDLISATFDNLRATARKRGGRLPDLSRQGTSVIPRRNRPSLTDDPRPDITVPGLDLPEGGRRKADVRGIPTGLDGRALPRSYKVSSLSNLLGTEIRKRDWTEKMAHGWVMGHWDELVGEKIAQHTTVEMIKGGEVHVSCDSTAWATQMKYMQREVLRAIADKVGPDVVTKLHIYGPKTKSWRYGPLHVKGRGPRDTYG, encoded by the coding sequence TTGAGCGATCTGATTAGCGCCACCTTCGACAACCTCCGCGCCACCGCCCGCAAACGCGGCGGCCGCCTGCCGGACCTCAGCCGCCAAGGCACGAGTGTGATTCCGCGGCGCAACAGGCCCTCGCTTACCGACGACCCCCGCCCCGACATCACCGTTCCTGGTCTCGACCTGCCGGAGGGGGGTCGTCGCAAAGCGGATGTGCGCGGGATCCCGACTGGGCTGGACGGGAGGGCGTTGCCGAGGAGTTACAAGGTGTCGTCGTTAAGCAACCTGCTCGGCACGGAGATCCGCAAGCGCGATTGGACCGAAAAGATGGCGCACGGCTGGGTCATGGGGCACTGGGATGAACTGGTGGGGGAGAAGATTGCGCAGCACACGACCGTGGAGATGATCAAGGGCGGGGAAGTGCACGTCAGTTGTGATTCCACGGCGTGGGCGACGCAGATGAAGTACATGCAGCGCGAGGTGCTGCGCGCGATTGCGGACAAAGTCGGGCCGGACGTGGTGACCAAACTGCACATCTACGGACCGAAGACGAAAAGTTGGCGCTACGGGCCACTGCACGTCAAGGGCCGCGGGCCGCGGGATACGTACGGGTAG
- a CDS encoding IS1249 family transposase, translating into MPKNRPRCQVCGGQMKRNGTTSKGTTRWRCKTCGASATKTRSDITHAAVFRQFIEHCTSTTALRQIAGDAGISRSTMKRQFSWCWLVDVPDPTIGHEGRVYDQVFLDGTYTASGCLIVAATLDHVIAWHWCTHETTRDYQLLLERIPAPLIAVIDGGQGAASAIKTCWPGTKIQRCLVHAQRVVRRYTTSRPRTDAGRAIYQLALNLTKITDLDEAAAWGAQLHEYGTIYRDWMNQKTWITDPLTKQRTWSWTHERTRKAYNSLNHLWRNQLLFVYLDPPDGVLDSSRIKSTTNSLEGGINAQLKLLARTHRGRSGEHQRRMLEWWLYLKTELPDDPVEIARRSNWGQDQLAKVSTLPHNENQADHETGRPALYDNAIDTNYTHSIGIQKGHI; encoded by the coding sequence ATGCCGAAGAACCGACCCCGCTGCCAAGTGTGCGGCGGACAGATGAAACGCAACGGAACCACGTCCAAGGGCACCACTCGGTGGCGATGCAAAACCTGCGGTGCATCAGCCACCAAAACCCGCAGCGACATCACCCACGCAGCGGTGTTTCGACAATTCATCGAGCACTGCACATCGACCACCGCCCTGAGGCAGATCGCAGGAGACGCCGGAATCAGCCGCTCCACCATGAAACGGCAGTTTTCGTGGTGCTGGCTTGTCGATGTGCCTGATCCCACGATCGGACACGAGGGCCGGGTCTACGACCAGGTCTTCCTTGACGGCACCTACACCGCAAGCGGATGCTTGATTGTTGCTGCCACCTTAGATCACGTCATCGCCTGGCACTGGTGCACCCACGAAACCACCCGCGACTACCAACTCCTCCTTGAACGTATCCCCGCACCCCTGATCGCCGTCATCGACGGCGGCCAAGGCGCCGCCAGCGCGATCAAGACATGCTGGCCGGGCACCAAAATCCAGCGCTGCCTCGTCCACGCCCAACGCGTGGTACGCCGCTACACCACCTCACGCCCACGCACCGACGCGGGACGAGCGATCTACCAACTCGCGCTCAACCTCACGAAAATCACCGATCTTGACGAGGCGGCCGCGTGGGGTGCACAGCTGCACGAATACGGCACTATCTACCGCGACTGGATGAACCAGAAAACGTGGATCACAGACCCACTGACGAAACAACGCACCTGGTCATGGACCCATGAACGCACCCGCAAGGCCTACAACAGCCTCAACCACCTATGGCGCAACCAGCTGTTATTTGTCTACCTCGACCCACCCGACGGTGTGCTCGATAGCAGCCGGATCAAATCCACCACCAACAGCTTAGAAGGCGGCATCAACGCCCAATTGAAACTGCTGGCCCGCACCCACCGCGGCAGATCCGGGGAGCACCAGCGCCGGATGCTGGAGTGGTGGCTCTACCTCAAAACAGAACTGCCTGACGATCCAGTTGAGATCGCCAGGCGGTCCAACTGGGGCCAGGACCAACTCGCCAAAGTATCCACCCTGCCCCACAACGAGAACCAAGCCGACCACGAAACCGGACGACCAGCCCTCTACGACAACGCTATCGACACCAACTACACACACTCAATCGGCATCCAAAAAGGCCACATCTAA
- the gyrB gene encoding DNA topoisomerase (ATP-hydrolyzing) subunit B translates to MEERPAVAEQQPHYDASSITILEGLEAVRKRPGMYIGSTGVRGLHHLVWEVVDNSVDEAMAGYADRVDVTLLADGGVEVVDNGRGIPVEMHPSGAPTVQVVMTQLHAGGKFNSDSYAVSGGLHGVGISVVNALSTRVEADIKRDGKHWYQKFAMAIPEELEEGGNARGTGTTIRFWPDPEIFETVDFNYDTIARRLQEMAFLNKGLTITLKDERVSDEELELEAIAEEGDTAAAIEGNSFDDTTETVDASEVDQDGDGNPAEVGDEVAPDVKKKREKKVTFYYPDGLIDYVKYLNKSKTAIHPTIIGFDQKGDGLEAEVAMQWNGSFKESVHTFANTINTHEGGTHEEGFRAALTSLMNRYARDHKLLKDKEPNLTGDDCREGLAAVVSVRVSDPQFEGQTKTKLGNTEVKGFVQRAINENLSDWFDANPAEAKVIVNKAVSSSQARQAARKARDLVRRKSATDLGGLPGKLADCRSKDPIKSELFIVEGDSAGGSAKGGRDSMYQAILPLRGKILNVEKARMDRVLKNAEVQAIITALGTGINEEFDISKLRYHKIVLMADADVDGQHIATLLLTLLFRFMPELVENGHVYLANPPLYKLKWGKGEPGYAFSDRERDALLAEGLEAGRKINTDDGIQRYKGLGEMNAKELWETTLDPDTRILRKVELEDAQRADELFSILMGDDVAARRSFITRRAKDVRFLDV, encoded by the coding sequence ATGGAGGAGCGTCCCGCAGTGGCTGAACAGCAACCCCATTACGACGCGTCGTCGATTACCATCCTCGAAGGTCTCGAGGCGGTGCGTAAGCGCCCGGGCATGTACATCGGTTCGACCGGTGTGCGCGGCCTGCACCACCTGGTGTGGGAGGTCGTGGACAACTCGGTCGACGAAGCGATGGCCGGCTACGCCGACCGCGTCGATGTCACGTTGCTTGCCGACGGCGGCGTTGAGGTCGTCGATAACGGCCGCGGTATCCCGGTGGAGATGCACCCGTCCGGCGCCCCGACGGTACAGGTCGTGATGACGCAGCTGCACGCCGGCGGCAAGTTCAACTCCGACTCGTATGCCGTCTCCGGCGGTCTGCACGGTGTCGGTATTTCCGTGGTCAACGCGCTGTCCACCCGTGTCGAGGCGGACATCAAGCGCGACGGCAAGCACTGGTACCAGAAGTTCGCGATGGCCATCCCGGAGGAACTGGAGGAGGGCGGTAACGCCCGCGGCACCGGCACCACGATCCGGTTCTGGCCGGACCCGGAAATCTTCGAGACCGTCGACTTCAACTACGACACCATCGCGCGCCGCCTGCAGGAGATGGCCTTCCTGAACAAGGGCCTGACCATCACCCTGAAGGACGAGCGCGTTTCCGACGAGGAGCTCGAGCTCGAAGCCATCGCCGAGGAGGGCGACACCGCCGCGGCGATCGAGGGCAACTCCTTCGACGACACCACCGAGACCGTCGACGCCTCCGAGGTGGACCAGGACGGCGACGGCAACCCGGCCGAGGTCGGCGACGAGGTCGCCCCGGACGTAAAGAAGAAGCGGGAAAAGAAGGTCACCTTCTACTACCCGGACGGCCTGATCGACTACGTCAAGTACTTGAACAAGTCCAAGACCGCGATCCACCCGACGATCATCGGTTTCGACCAGAAGGGCGACGGCCTCGAGGCTGAGGTGGCGATGCAGTGGAACGGCTCGTTCAAGGAGTCCGTCCACACCTTCGCCAACACGATCAACACCCACGAGGGCGGTACGCACGAGGAGGGCTTCCGCGCGGCGCTAACCTCGCTGATGAACCGCTACGCGCGCGACCACAAACTGCTCAAGGACAAGGAGCCGAACCTTACTGGCGACGACTGCCGAGAGGGCCTCGCCGCCGTCGTGTCCGTGCGCGTGTCCGATCCGCAGTTCGAGGGCCAGACCAAGACGAAGCTGGGCAACACCGAGGTCAAGGGCTTCGTCCAGCGCGCGATCAACGAGAACCTGTCCGACTGGTTCGACGCCAACCCGGCCGAGGCGAAGGTCATCGTGAACAAGGCGGTGTCTTCCTCCCAGGCCCGCCAGGCCGCCCGCAAGGCCCGCGACCTGGTGCGCCGCAAGTCCGCCACGGATCTCGGCGGCCTGCCGGGCAAACTTGCGGACTGCCGCTCCAAGGACCCGATCAAGTCCGAACTGTTCATCGTGGAGGGCGACTCCGCAGGCGGCTCCGCCAAGGGCGGTCGCGACTCCATGTACCAGGCGATTCTTCCGCTGCGCGGCAAGATCCTGAACGTGGAGAAGGCCCGCATGGACCGCGTGCTCAAAAATGCCGAGGTCCAGGCCATCATCACCGCGCTGGGCACGGGCATCAACGAAGAGTTCGATATCTCGAAGCTGCGCTACCACAAGATCGTGCTCATGGCCGACGCTGACGTCGACGGCCAGCACATCGCGACGCTGCTGCTGACGCTGTTGTTCCGCTTTATGCCGGAGCTGGTGGAAAACGGCCACGTGTACCTGGCTAACCCGCCGCTGTACAAGCTGAAGTGGGGCAAGGGCGAGCCGGGTTATGCATTTTCCGACCGCGAGCGCGACGCGCTGCTGGCGGAGGGCCTGGAGGCCGGTCGCAAAATCAACACCGACGACGGCATCCAGCGCTACAAGGGTCTCGGCGAGATGAACGCCAAGGAGCTGTGGGAAACCACGCTCGACCCGGACACGCGCATCCTGCGCAAGGTGGAGCTTGAAGACGCCCAGCGTGCCGACGAGCTGTTCTCCATCCTCATGGGCGACGACGTGGCAGCCCGCCGCTCGTTTATCACCCGCCGCGCGAAGGACGTGCGCTTCCTGGACGTGTAG
- a CDS encoding DUF6918 family protein, which yields MTDLSNLLDSANRPKVVEEISKLIDDTVANQSGLTGMALKSAVAAGKKADADAISKGVNKFLPQIVDELNPYWNAFNASDEQNFGQFLSAREDEVVKSMLDAGDSAVDSMPGPVKKVYSTLRGKAAKIVGPALPELGNIAERHA from the coding sequence ATGACTGATCTTTCAAACCTGCTTGATTCCGCGAACCGCCCCAAGGTCGTCGAGGAGATCTCCAAACTTATCGACGACACCGTCGCCAACCAGTCCGGCCTCACCGGCATGGCCCTGAAATCCGCCGTCGCGGCCGGCAAGAAGGCCGACGCCGACGCGATTTCCAAGGGCGTGAACAAGTTCCTCCCACAGATCGTCGACGAGCTGAATCCATATTGGAACGCCTTCAACGCCAGCGACGAACAGAACTTCGGCCAGTTCCTCTCCGCGCGCGAGGACGAGGTGGTCAAGTCGATGCTCGACGCCGGTGACAGCGCCGTCGACTCCATGCCCGGTCCGGTGAAGAAGGTCTACTCCACGCTGCGAGGCAAGGCCGCCAAGATCGTCGGCCCGGCGCTGCCAGAGTTGGGTAACATCGCGGAGCGTCACGCTTAA
- a CDS encoding YPDG domain-containing protein, which translates to MKFSRAVVAIATAAAVFTGGVTVPQSLAETRTTQEANLHWPTARVVPGDTVEVKPEGSFSSTMRFSGEEDYLGYRLTTNPVTGVATITVSDDVIPGESIRFNITTTDGVRELDYDLDVTVVESLGTMARDSDLDYPLALGAVDYVDEVKPFGDVPAGTTFGVVSPEHFDATISDDGTLSVKQLDELPTSSSSMVAVTATFADGSAQTFGVPVLVSTFEDGKRPELANLTVEEYYDFLIENRFKPEWEVANMAGDEPGYAEYAGEFAAGSKFKLRDDLVPNLRYFGDVSVDPDDGTVTVRPKRPIKGYRRFEVPVEVEGPDGRVGVGSAEFFIDEPGRWQAEKAIVEYADVSAPTPGPFRSNPYTEVPEGTWFEVSGEAPEGTDVDVNRETGEITIQTPDRTKPGTTLILPILAHFPDGSRKSTDAKFILTEPEVPEASTTHVTYPTQTINPGETVTIRPDNLPEGAAVTVNETFGHGSSVSVDEKTGAVTIAATEDARRGSAGAKLWVIFKDGSYHEVWAYVDIEKPTPTPTPEPSPEPTEQTAPEPQTETTEEPTPDVFEPIDVTEDESGSAEGSSTGGIIAIVLGVLAALGGLAFAAKPQLEKMGLWPDLPLPTA; encoded by the coding sequence ATGAAGTTCAGCCGTGCCGTCGTCGCCATCGCCACCGCCGCAGCGGTGTTCACCGGCGGAGTCACCGTCCCCCAATCGCTCGCCGAAACCCGCACAACCCAAGAGGCCAACCTCCACTGGCCCACCGCGCGCGTCGTCCCTGGCGACACCGTCGAAGTGAAGCCCGAGGGCTCGTTCTCAAGCACCATGCGATTCTCCGGCGAGGAGGACTACCTGGGCTACCGCTTGACGACGAACCCCGTCACCGGCGTCGCCACCATCACCGTTTCCGATGATGTGATCCCTGGGGAATCGATCCGGTTCAATATCACAACTACCGATGGTGTGCGCGAGCTGGATTACGACCTCGACGTGACGGTGGTTGAATCGCTCGGCACCATGGCACGGGATTCGGATCTGGATTACCCCTTGGCGCTTGGTGCCGTTGACTATGTAGACGAGGTCAAACCTTTCGGTGATGTTCCAGCGGGTACGACCTTCGGCGTCGTGTCTCCCGAGCACTTCGATGCAACTATCTCCGACGATGGCACGCTTTCGGTCAAGCAGCTCGATGAGCTGCCAACCAGCTCATCCTCCATGGTCGCAGTTACCGCAACGTTCGCCGACGGTTCAGCGCAAACGTTTGGTGTGCCTGTCCTGGTCTCGACGTTCGAAGATGGCAAGCGCCCAGAACTGGCAAACCTGACAGTCGAGGAATATTACGACTTCCTCATTGAAAACCGGTTCAAGCCCGAATGGGAAGTCGCAAACATGGCAGGCGATGAGCCCGGGTATGCAGAATACGCCGGCGAGTTTGCCGCAGGTTCGAAGTTCAAGCTCCGCGATGACCTCGTCCCCAATCTCCGCTACTTCGGTGATGTCTCCGTAGATCCGGACGACGGCACAGTGACGGTCAGACCGAAGCGCCCGATCAAGGGCTATCGACGATTCGAGGTGCCGGTTGAGGTGGAGGGCCCGGATGGCCGGGTAGGCGTTGGTTCCGCCGAGTTCTTCATTGACGAGCCAGGTCGGTGGCAGGCCGAAAAGGCAATCGTTGAGTACGCCGACGTCAGTGCTCCGACGCCAGGGCCGTTTAGGTCGAACCCATATACGGAGGTCCCAGAGGGAACATGGTTTGAAGTTTCCGGTGAAGCGCCGGAGGGCACGGATGTGGATGTCAACCGCGAAACCGGAGAGATCACGATACAAACACCGGATCGCACAAAGCCGGGTACCACCTTGATTTTGCCGATCCTCGCCCACTTCCCAGACGGTTCCAGAAAGTCCACCGACGCAAAATTTATCCTGACAGAACCGGAAGTGCCAGAGGCGAGCACGACACACGTCACGTACCCGACCCAGACGATTAATCCTGGTGAGACCGTTACCATCCGCCCGGATAATCTGCCGGAGGGTGCAGCGGTGACCGTCAACGAAACATTCGGCCACGGAAGTTCAGTGTCGGTGGATGAAAAGACCGGTGCTGTGACAATCGCTGCCACGGAGGACGCGAGGCGTGGATCAGCAGGAGCAAAACTTTGGGTCATATTTAAAGACGGGTCCTATCACGAGGTATGGGCTTATGTGGACATCGAAAAACCCACCCCCACCCCGACCCCAGAACCGTCGCCCGAACCCACTGAGCAGACTGCGCCCGAACCGCAGACCGAGACCACCGAGGAACCCACCCCGGACGTGTTCGAACCGATCGATGTGACCGAAGACGAGTCAGGTTCGGCCGAGGGCTCCAGCACCGGCGGCATTATTGCCATCGTGCTCGGTGTCCTTGCCGCGCTTGGCGGCCTAGCGTTCGCCGCCAAGCCGCAGTTAGAGAAGATGGGACTCTGGCCGGACTTGCCGTTACCCACCGCCTAA
- a CDS encoding TetR family transcriptional regulator encodes MRGLSAEQLLAIADEYCSFHGCHLRSFGFLTACAAVPGARLHGVPVFDSVSAAATALSSAIVALEPLSDSNAGFAEVAGEVYRRWAG; translated from the coding sequence GTGAGGGGCCTCTCCGCCGAGCAGTTGCTAGCCATTGCCGACGAATACTGCTCCTTCCACGGCTGCCACCTCCGCTCTTTCGGGTTTCTCACCGCCTGCGCCGCCGTCCCCGGCGCGCGTTTGCACGGGGTGCCGGTATTTGATTCGGTTTCCGCTGCCGCCACTGCCCTGTCCTCCGCCATCGTTGCGTTGGAGCCGCTGTCTGACTCCAACGCCGGGTTCGCTGAGGTCGCCGGGGAGGTGTATCGGAGGTGGGCGGGGTAG
- a CDS encoding CopG family transcriptional regulator — protein MAMTLRLTDDEDKALVLLASAWGCSKQEAARRAVVSAASRLLDDATVTDLARSLIPTYAGMESRIRQARS, from the coding sequence ATGGCGATGACTCTCCGACTTACCGACGACGAGGACAAGGCACTCGTTTTACTGGCTTCGGCCTGGGGGTGCTCGAAGCAGGAGGCCGCCAGGAGAGCGGTCGTCTCCGCCGCGTCGCGTTTGCTTGACGACGCCACCGTCACCGACCTCGCCCGCTCCCTCATCCCCACCTATGCCGGGATGGAGTCGCGCATCCGGCAGGCCCGATCGTGA